In Microbacterium lushaniae, the following are encoded in one genomic region:
- a CDS encoding SgcJ/EcaC family oxidoreductase has translation MNASDSPAATAPTDTDRLTELVAAIQRTQRSEDVDGFLDLFAPDAVWVNGAGQRLVGLEEIAAFTRNALPGGMAGQSVRYDVTDVRFPAPDVAITSVDQEYLSADEESFSPRIEGRPTYVWARRDGDWRIVHGQNTGVIPPDDEASAPEDAAALRDIVANVEEGFNRNDVELLVRDIAPDARIVNAVGAQLIGREEIAASTRQGLLQAHLRDATAHYRLDGITLLAPDVAVAHKRAWSTAEAAERGDAPEMTALYVFARRDGRWWIVRRQNTLVAAA, from the coding sequence ATGAACGCCTCCGACTCGCCCGCAGCCACAGCGCCCACGGACACCGACCGTCTCACAGAGCTGGTCGCCGCGATCCAGCGCACGCAGCGCTCGGAGGACGTCGACGGCTTCCTCGACCTGTTCGCGCCCGACGCCGTGTGGGTCAACGGAGCCGGTCAGCGTCTGGTCGGGCTGGAGGAGATCGCGGCGTTCACCCGGAACGCCCTCCCCGGAGGGATGGCGGGGCAGTCCGTCCGCTACGACGTGACGGATGTGCGTTTCCCCGCACCCGACGTCGCCATCACGAGTGTCGATCAGGAGTACCTGAGCGCCGATGAGGAGTCGTTCTCCCCGCGGATCGAAGGGAGACCGACCTACGTGTGGGCGCGACGGGACGGCGACTGGCGCATCGTGCACGGGCAGAACACCGGCGTGATCCCGCCCGACGACGAGGCGTCGGCGCCCGAAGACGCGGCCGCGTTGCGCGACATCGTCGCCAACGTCGAGGAGGGATTCAATCGGAACGACGTAGAGCTCCTGGTCCGCGACATCGCCCCCGACGCCCGCATCGTCAACGCGGTCGGCGCGCAGCTCATCGGTCGCGAGGAGATCGCGGCGTCCACCCGGCAGGGGCTCCTGCAGGCGCATCTGCGTGACGCGACGGCGCACTACCGCCTCGACGGGATCACGCTGCTCGCCCCCGACGTCGCGGTGGCGCACAAGCGGGCGTGGTCGACCGCGGAAGCCGCCGAGCGTGGCGATGCCCCCGAAATGACGGCCCTCTATGTCTTCGCCCGCCGCGACGGCCGCTGGTGGATCGTCCGCCGGCAGAACACGCTCGTCGCCGCCGCGTGA
- a CDS encoding putative immunity protein has translation MSETDRRLLAGWAADCAERVLTSFEQEAPADLRPRDAIARARAFSRGELDTAGEIRRRFVAGRAARSVTAPAAVAAARAAAQAAGVAHMGAHALGAAAYAARAAELAAPERPDAHGAEIEWQLAHLSPHARTALRRLPPLGADSAGPLGPGLLATGALAANIRSIQARLA, from the coding sequence TTGAGCGAGACGGACAGGCGGCTTCTCGCGGGGTGGGCGGCGGACTGTGCGGAGCGGGTCCTGACATCGTTCGAGCAGGAGGCACCCGCCGATCTTCGTCCGCGCGACGCCATCGCGCGTGCGCGTGCGTTCTCCCGCGGAGAACTGGACACAGCCGGCGAGATCCGCCGCCGCTTCGTCGCGGGTCGCGCGGCGCGATCGGTCACCGCTCCCGCGGCCGTCGCCGCGGCCAGGGCGGCCGCGCAGGCCGCCGGCGTGGCTCACATGGGGGCGCACGCTCTCGGTGCGGCCGCGTATGCGGCGAGAGCCGCAGAACTGGCGGCGCCCGAACGCCCGGACGCGCACGGCGCAGAGATCGAGTGGCAGCTCGCGCACCTCTCGCCCCACGCCAGGACCGCACTGCGGAGACTTCCGCCACTGGGCGCGGACTCTGCCGGACCGCTCGGCCCGGGCCTCCTCGCGACGGGCGCGCTCGCGGCGAACATCCGGAGCATCCAGGCCCGGCTCGCGTGA
- the soxR gene encoding redox-sensitive transcriptional activator SoxR — MAQIPEDAVWLKPGQVAQRAGVAVSTLHYYESLGLIASRRTAGDRREYRRDTLRVIGFIRASQTLGIPLATIKQALDGLPHEQPPTKRDWARIARMWRADLDQRIERLEALRDNLANCIGCGCLSLTSCPYTNPGDAMGEQGPGARRLIP; from the coding sequence ATGGCGCAGATCCCGGAGGATGCGGTCTGGTTGAAGCCGGGCCAGGTGGCGCAGCGCGCGGGTGTCGCCGTTTCGACGCTGCACTACTACGAGAGCCTGGGTCTCATCGCCAGTCGGCGCACCGCCGGCGACCGGCGCGAGTACCGCCGCGACACGCTCCGCGTGATCGGCTTCATCCGGGCGTCACAGACCCTCGGCATCCCGCTCGCGACCATCAAGCAGGCTCTCGACGGATTGCCCCACGAGCAGCCGCCGACGAAACGCGATTGGGCGCGGATCGCCCGGATGTGGCGTGCCGACCTGGATCAGCGCATCGAGCGCCTCGAGGCTCTCCGTGACAACCTCGCCAACTGCATCGGCTGCGGCTGCCTCTCCCTGACATCCTGCCCGTACACGAATCCGGGCGATGCGATGGGAGAGCAGGGGCCGGGAGCTCGACGCCTCATCCCGTGA
- a CDS encoding RidA family protein encodes MTRFTTVINPENLAGNPAFAQGVITEAGRTIYVGGQNGVDTTGALVEGLEAQTAQAIRNVLTVLEAAGTGPENVARLSIHLLDGSDPRAAFAASGAVWGNHPTAITVLLVSGLARPGALVEIDAIATVPPRTGAA; translated from the coding sequence ATGACCAGGTTCACGACCGTCATCAATCCCGAGAACCTCGCGGGCAATCCCGCATTCGCGCAGGGCGTGATCACCGAAGCCGGACGGACCATCTACGTCGGCGGTCAGAACGGTGTCGACACGACAGGCGCTCTCGTCGAGGGACTCGAGGCGCAAACGGCGCAAGCCATTAGAAACGTGCTCACGGTGCTCGAAGCCGCCGGAACAGGCCCCGAAAACGTCGCACGGCTCAGCATCCATCTGCTCGACGGCAGCGACCCCCGCGCCGCGTTCGCAGCATCCGGTGCCGTCTGGGGCAACCACCCCACTGCGATCACCGTTCTGCTCGTGAGCGGACTCGCACGCCCAGGCGCCCTCGTCGAAATCGATGCCATAGCCACCGTTCCGCCGCGGACCGGCGCCGCGTAG